From one Caldithrix abyssi DSM 13497 genomic stretch:
- a CDS encoding DUF4381 family protein, with protein sequence MRKHCILILGIWTLLLALTWAQTENPSLIEVKAQVDTATITIGDHILYSIIIDRQKDVRIIEPGQGINLGMFEIKDYKFHEPVKKGDHLIQRYDYVISVYDTGKFTIPPYPLAYFPSDSSTKPAIIEAPAIDIYVKSVLKGEEAPELKDIKPPLDIPFNYRFWGMVAAAVLILGILLYLAYRLWKRKQEKGYVFTPPPPAPPAHEVALNALQELFASDLLEREQFKEFFSRLSEILRAYLEGRYFIAALEETTTEIMQEIQAHLADESLRKQLQEILTMSDLIKFARYIPAKEEIERLKELSVDFVQKTKIIYEAEPDHKEVAVTTDNPEQAQRT encoded by the coding sequence ATGAGAAAACATTGCATTCTTATTCTGGGAATATGGACTTTGCTTCTGGCATTAACCTGGGCGCAGACAGAAAATCCATCTTTAATCGAAGTTAAAGCTCAGGTGGATACGGCCACGATTACAATTGGCGATCACATTTTGTATTCCATTATAATTGACCGCCAAAAAGATGTGCGCATTATTGAACCCGGCCAGGGGATTAACCTGGGCATGTTTGAAATTAAGGATTACAAATTTCATGAGCCCGTTAAAAAAGGCGATCACCTTATTCAGCGGTATGATTATGTGATTTCCGTTTACGATACGGGCAAATTTACCATTCCGCCCTATCCGCTGGCCTATTTCCCATCCGATTCATCAACCAAACCGGCCATCATCGAAGCGCCGGCCATCGATATCTACGTAAAAAGCGTATTAAAAGGAGAAGAAGCGCCGGAATTAAAGGATATTAAACCGCCGCTGGATATTCCTTTTAATTACCGTTTCTGGGGAATGGTGGCGGCGGCTGTTTTGATTTTGGGAATTTTGCTTTACCTGGCTTACCGACTCTGGAAGCGCAAACAAGAAAAGGGCTATGTGTTTACACCGCCTCCGCCCGCGCCGCCGGCCCATGAGGTGGCTTTAAATGCTTTGCAGGAACTATTCGCTTCCGATTTACTCGAAAGAGAACAATTTAAAGAATTTTTTTCCAGACTGTCGGAAATTTTACGCGCCTATCTGGAAGGGCGGTATTTTATCGCCGCCTTAGAAGAGACCACCACGGAAATCATGCAAGAAATTCAGGCGCATCTGGCAGATGAATCGTTACGCAAACAACTGCAAGAAATTTTAACAATGTCAGATTTAATTAAGTTTGCCAGATACATTCCGGCCAAGGAAGAAATAGAACGTTTAAAAGAATTAAGCGTTGATTTTGTACAGAAAACAAAAATTATTTACGAAGCAGAACCTGATCATAAAGAAGTTGCAGTAACCACAGATAACCCGGAGCAGGCACAGAGAACTTAA